GGAGTCATGATCGGTATTGGGACTATCTACATGCTGTTATCGCTCGGGCTTGGCCTCCAGAGCCTTGTGCAGAAGCAGGTCACCGATGGCAAGTCGATCAACACGGTCGATATTAGTTCGGCAAGTTCAAAGGTAATTGCGTTGAATGCGGAGAGCCTTGAACGAATCGCGGCAATCCCACACGTGCGAGAGGTAAGTGGTACATATGCGGCATCCAGCAGATTGACGATCGACGGCGGCGACGCAGATGTCGTGGCCTATGGCGTCGACGCGATGTATCTGTCGGTCACCAACATCGGCGTCGGCGCTGGGCGGATGATTGATCCCGCGCACCGGGATGAAATCGTCATCAGCAAATCGTTGCTCGACGCCGTGGGTATTCACGATGCTGCTGGGGGGATAGGAAAGCAGGTGCACATCAAGGTGGAAGTGTCGAGTGGCGTCACGATCGACAAGCCACTAACACTAGTGGGCGTCGTTGACAAGGCTTCTGGTTCGCAGGCCTATCTGTCGGCTTCGTTGTTTCGTGACGCCGGTGCCACTACCTATGCTCAAGCCAAAGCGTTGGTTGACGAGCGCTCGTCGATTGGGACCGTGCGGAGCGGCATCGAGAGTCTGGGTTTTACAACGTCGTCACCGATTGACACGATTGAGCAGGTAGACCAGTTCTTTAGAATATTCAATGCGCTAATGGTTGGATTCGGCAGCCTCGGTATGCTCATCGCAATCTTGGGCATGGTTAACACATTAACTGTGTCATTGTTTGAGCGCACCAAAGAGATTGCCCTCATGATTACTATTGGGGCACGGCCGAAGGACATGCGGCGGCTCTTCATCGCGGAGGCGATAACGCTTTCCTTTGTCGGTGGTATTGCCGGAATCGGGACTGCGACTGGGCTTGGGTGGGTCGTAGATCTTGTCCTGAACCAACTGGCAAGAAGCCGGGGTGCAAGTGAGGCGTTCACTGTGTTTGCCGCACC
This genomic interval from Deltaproteobacteria bacterium contains the following:
- a CDS encoding FtsX-like permease family protein, which encodes MHRLHRRRVARRTDTPHPHMRMLLIMKLTLSDLMFKRFRSVLTIVGVMIGIGTIYMLLSLGLGLQSLVQKQVTDGKSINTVDISSASSKVIALNAESLERIAAIPHVREVSGTYAASSRLTIDGGDADVVAYGVDAMYLSVTNIGVGAGRMIDPAHRDEIVISKSLLDAVGIHDAAGGIGKQVHIKVEVSSGVTIDKPLTLVGVVDKASGSQAYLSASLFRDAGATTYAQAKALVDERSSIGTVRSGIESLGFTTSSPIDTIEQVDQFFRIFNALMVGFGSLGMLIAILGMVNTLTVSLFERTKEIALMITIGARPKDMRRLFIAEAITLSFVGGIAGIGTATGLGWVVDLVLNQLARSRGASEAFTVFAAPAWMTVATLAFIVVVGFVVALIPARHAARVNPIAALRRE